From Anopheles funestus chromosome 3RL, idAnoFuneDA-416_04, whole genome shotgun sequence, a single genomic window includes:
- the LOC125770366 gene encoding protein bric-a-brac 2-like isoform X3, with translation MPSDTPPPSASVSHPSPASSHDPNDSTHREPNSNVSRQEPDRSSTGTPGPSEQATHLHPPHSTSSSSSSSSSSSSSSTSSSLSSLSLKRALVPEEHTTKPSPPPSPLTMEHHLQAHKAARAVSSPGGRNQQQSGSSTTAGAGTGQQFCLRWNNYQTNLTSVFDQLLQSESFVDVTLACDGQSMKAHKMVLSACSPYFQTLFFDNPCQHPIVIMRDVSWAELKAIVEFMYKGEINVSQDQIGPLLKVAEMLKIRGLADVSGDAGESGGRDRSEREGAESRGPDDLDREDHKLLNPLAIVHSSLLANGAGSVTAGTGGTGSGTGGSGPGGNTSGAGGNGSGSSGGNSTATSGSAAAAAAAAAAAAKKQRSARDRDPTKDHRMDARMSEFARDLSRDPHISSRDISSVAAAAAAAAAAAGLAAGEWPLGAAGLEAAAAAAVQASTPKSARKRRWPSGERSSIGSPADSTPDQLEVPSPIPPTPSNIAQSSGGATSNPLASFPLPPALDSAAMAMSSLSSSIANHPDDMEIKPGIAEMIREEERVRNGREFITLNIIMCT, from the coding sequence ATGCCATCGGACACACCTCCACCATCAGCATCGGTGTCCCATCCGTCACCAGCTTCGAGCCACGACCCGAACGATTCCACGCACCGGGAACCGAACTCGAACGTTTCCCGGCAGGAGCCGGACCGTTCGTCCACCGGTACGCCGGGACCCTCCGAACAGGCGACCCATCTGCATCCACCGCACAGTACGTCGAGTTCGTCCTCGTCCagctcatcatcgtcatcgtccagTACGTCCTCGTCGCTGTCATCACTCTCGCTGAAACGTGCGCTAGTTCCCGAGGAGCATACCACGAAACCttcgccaccaccatcaccccTAACGATGGAGCATCATCTGCAGGCACACAAAGCTGCCCGGGCGGTTTCGAGTCCCGGTGGCCGTAACCAACAGCAATCAGGTTCGAGCACAACTGCCGGTGCTGGCACTGGACAGCAGTTTTGTCTGCGCTGGAACAACTACCAAACGAATCTGACGAGCgtgttcgatcagctgctccaGAGTGAGTCGTTCGTGGACGTTACGCTCGCCTGCGATGGCCAGTCGATGAAAGCCCACAAGATGGTACTGTCCGCGTGCAGTCCCTACTTCCAGACGCTGTTCTTCGACAACCCTTGTCAGCATCCGATCGTGATTATGCGCGATGTTAGCTGGGCCGAACTGAAGGCGATCGTCGAGTTCATGTACAAGGGTGAGATCAACGTCAGTCAGGATCAGATTGGGCCACTGCTGAAGGTGGCCGAAATGCTGAAGATACGCGGACTGGCGGATGTGAGTGGCGATGCGGGTGAGTCCGGTGGTCGGGATCGATCCGAACGGGAAGGGGCCGAAAGTCGTGGTCCGGACGATTTGGATCGTGAAGATCACAAACTACTAAATCCGCTTGCGATCGTACATAGTTCACTGTTGGCCAACGGTGCCGGAAGTGTAACGGCTGGCACAGGAGGTACTGGATCCGGGACTGGTGGATCTGGCCCCGGTGGCAATACATCCGGAGCCGGTGGAAATGGTTCCGGAAGCTCCGGGGGCAACAGCACGGCGACAAGTGGTAgtgcagctgctgcagcagcggcGGCAGCAGCCGCAGCTAAGAAACAGCGATCGGCTCGTGATCGCGACCCGACCAAAGATCATCGGATGGATGCACGCATGAGTGAGTTCGCACGTGATCTGTCCCGTGACCCGCATATATCGTCGCGTGACATTAGCAGTGTAGCGGCGGCAGCAGCGGCTGCTGCGGCAGCTGCCGGGCTTGCGGCCGGCGAGTGGCCGCTCGGTGCGGCTGGTTTGGAGGCGGCGGCAGCGGCCGCTGTTCAAGCCTCCACACCGAAGAGTGCCCGCAAACGGCGTTGGCCCTCGGGTGAGCGTAGCAGCATCGGCAGTCCGGCGGACAGTACGCCCGATCAGCTCGAGGTACCGTCTCCGATTCCGCCCACACCGTCCAACATTGCACAGTCGAGTGGTGGCGCGACGAGCAATCCGCTTGCTTCGTTTCCGCTGCCACCGGCGCTCGATTCGGCCGCCATGGCCATGTCATCGCTGTCATCGTCCATTGCCAACCATCCGGACGATATGGAGATCAAGCCGGGCATCGCTGAGATGATTCGCGAAGAAGAAAGG
- the LOC125770366 gene encoding protein bric-a-brac 2-like isoform X5: MPSDTPPPSASVSHPSPASSHDPNDSTHREPNSNVSRQEPDRSSTGTPGPSEQATHLHPPHSTSSSSSSSSSSSSSSTSSSLSSLSLKRALVPEEHTTKPSPPPSPLTMEHHLQAHKAARAVSSPGGRNQQQSGSSTTAGAGTGQQFCLRWNNYQTNLTSVFDQLLQSESFVDVTLACDGQSMKAHKMVLSACSPYFQTLFFDNPCQHPIVIMRDVSWAELKAIVEFMYKGEINVSQDQIGPLLKVAEMLKIRGLADVSGDAGESGGRDRSEREGAESRGPDDLDREDHKLLNPLAIVHSSLLANGAGSVTAGTGGTGSGTGGSGPGGNTSGAGGNGSGSSGGNSTATSGSAAAAAAAAAAAAKKQRSARDRDPTKDHRMDARMSEFARDLSRDPHISSRDISSVAAAAAAAAAAAGLAAGEWPLGAAGLEAAAAAAVQASTPKSARKRRWPSGERSSIGSPADSTPDQLEVPSPIPPTPSNIAQSSGGATSNPLASFPLPPALDSAAMAMSSLSSSIANHPDDMEIKPGIAEMIREEERVSEG; encoded by the coding sequence ATGCCATCGGACACACCTCCACCATCAGCATCGGTGTCCCATCCGTCACCAGCTTCGAGCCACGACCCGAACGATTCCACGCACCGGGAACCGAACTCGAACGTTTCCCGGCAGGAGCCGGACCGTTCGTCCACCGGTACGCCGGGACCCTCCGAACAGGCGACCCATCTGCATCCACCGCACAGTACGTCGAGTTCGTCCTCGTCCagctcatcatcgtcatcgtccagTACGTCCTCGTCGCTGTCATCACTCTCGCTGAAACGTGCGCTAGTTCCCGAGGAGCATACCACGAAACCttcgccaccaccatcaccccTAACGATGGAGCATCATCTGCAGGCACACAAAGCTGCCCGGGCGGTTTCGAGTCCCGGTGGCCGTAACCAACAGCAATCAGGTTCGAGCACAACTGCCGGTGCTGGCACTGGACAGCAGTTTTGTCTGCGCTGGAACAACTACCAAACGAATCTGACGAGCgtgttcgatcagctgctccaGAGTGAGTCGTTCGTGGACGTTACGCTCGCCTGCGATGGCCAGTCGATGAAAGCCCACAAGATGGTACTGTCCGCGTGCAGTCCCTACTTCCAGACGCTGTTCTTCGACAACCCTTGTCAGCATCCGATCGTGATTATGCGCGATGTTAGCTGGGCCGAACTGAAGGCGATCGTCGAGTTCATGTACAAGGGTGAGATCAACGTCAGTCAGGATCAGATTGGGCCACTGCTGAAGGTGGCCGAAATGCTGAAGATACGCGGACTGGCGGATGTGAGTGGCGATGCGGGTGAGTCCGGTGGTCGGGATCGATCCGAACGGGAAGGGGCCGAAAGTCGTGGTCCGGACGATTTGGATCGTGAAGATCACAAACTACTAAATCCGCTTGCGATCGTACATAGTTCACTGTTGGCCAACGGTGCCGGAAGTGTAACGGCTGGCACAGGAGGTACTGGATCCGGGACTGGTGGATCTGGCCCCGGTGGCAATACATCCGGAGCCGGTGGAAATGGTTCCGGAAGCTCCGGGGGCAACAGCACGGCGACAAGTGGTAgtgcagctgctgcagcagcggcGGCAGCAGCCGCAGCTAAGAAACAGCGATCGGCTCGTGATCGCGACCCGACCAAAGATCATCGGATGGATGCACGCATGAGTGAGTTCGCACGTGATCTGTCCCGTGACCCGCATATATCGTCGCGTGACATTAGCAGTGTAGCGGCGGCAGCAGCGGCTGCTGCGGCAGCTGCCGGGCTTGCGGCCGGCGAGTGGCCGCTCGGTGCGGCTGGTTTGGAGGCGGCGGCAGCGGCCGCTGTTCAAGCCTCCACACCGAAGAGTGCCCGCAAACGGCGTTGGCCCTCGGGTGAGCGTAGCAGCATCGGCAGTCCGGCGGACAGTACGCCCGATCAGCTCGAGGTACCGTCTCCGATTCCGCCCACACCGTCCAACATTGCACAGTCGAGTGGTGGCGCGACGAGCAATCCGCTTGCTTCGTTTCCGCTGCCACCGGCGCTCGATTCGGCCGCCATGGCCATGTCATCGCTGTCATCGTCCATTGCCAACCATCCGGACGATATGGAGATCAAGCCGGGCATCGCTGAGATGATTCGCGAAGAAGAAAGG
- the LOC125770366 gene encoding protein bric-a-brac 2-like isoform X4 translates to MPSDTPPPSASVSHPSPASSHDPNDSTHREPNSNVSRQEPDRSSTGTPGPSEQATHLHPPHSTSSSSSSSSSSSSSSTSSSLSSLSLKRALVPEEHTTKPSPPPSPLTMEHHLQAHKAARAVSSPGGRNQQQSGSSTTAGAGTGQQFCLRWNNYQTNLTSVFDQLLQSESFVDVTLACDGQSMKAHKMVLSACSPYFQTLFFDNPCQHPIVIMRDVSWAELKAIVEFMYKGEINVSQDQIGPLLKVAEMLKIRGLADVSGDAGESGGRDRSEREGAESRGPDDLDREDHKLLNPLAIVHSSLLANGAGSVTAGTGGTGSGTGGSGPGGNTSGAGGNGSGSSGGNSTATSGSAAAAAAAAAAAAKKQRSARDRDPTKDHRMDARMSEFARDLSRDPHISSRDISSVAAAAAAAAAAAGLAAGEWPLGAAGLEAAAAAAVQASTPKSARKRRWPSGERSSIGSPADSTPDQLEVPSPIPPTPSNIAQSSGGATSNPLASFPLPPALDSAAMAMSSLSSSIANHPDDMEIKPGIAEMIREEERVSEYHKYHHV, encoded by the coding sequence ATGCCATCGGACACACCTCCACCATCAGCATCGGTGTCCCATCCGTCACCAGCTTCGAGCCACGACCCGAACGATTCCACGCACCGGGAACCGAACTCGAACGTTTCCCGGCAGGAGCCGGACCGTTCGTCCACCGGTACGCCGGGACCCTCCGAACAGGCGACCCATCTGCATCCACCGCACAGTACGTCGAGTTCGTCCTCGTCCagctcatcatcgtcatcgtccagTACGTCCTCGTCGCTGTCATCACTCTCGCTGAAACGTGCGCTAGTTCCCGAGGAGCATACCACGAAACCttcgccaccaccatcaccccTAACGATGGAGCATCATCTGCAGGCACACAAAGCTGCCCGGGCGGTTTCGAGTCCCGGTGGCCGTAACCAACAGCAATCAGGTTCGAGCACAACTGCCGGTGCTGGCACTGGACAGCAGTTTTGTCTGCGCTGGAACAACTACCAAACGAATCTGACGAGCgtgttcgatcagctgctccaGAGTGAGTCGTTCGTGGACGTTACGCTCGCCTGCGATGGCCAGTCGATGAAAGCCCACAAGATGGTACTGTCCGCGTGCAGTCCCTACTTCCAGACGCTGTTCTTCGACAACCCTTGTCAGCATCCGATCGTGATTATGCGCGATGTTAGCTGGGCCGAACTGAAGGCGATCGTCGAGTTCATGTACAAGGGTGAGATCAACGTCAGTCAGGATCAGATTGGGCCACTGCTGAAGGTGGCCGAAATGCTGAAGATACGCGGACTGGCGGATGTGAGTGGCGATGCGGGTGAGTCCGGTGGTCGGGATCGATCCGAACGGGAAGGGGCCGAAAGTCGTGGTCCGGACGATTTGGATCGTGAAGATCACAAACTACTAAATCCGCTTGCGATCGTACATAGTTCACTGTTGGCCAACGGTGCCGGAAGTGTAACGGCTGGCACAGGAGGTACTGGATCCGGGACTGGTGGATCTGGCCCCGGTGGCAATACATCCGGAGCCGGTGGAAATGGTTCCGGAAGCTCCGGGGGCAACAGCACGGCGACAAGTGGTAgtgcagctgctgcagcagcggcGGCAGCAGCCGCAGCTAAGAAACAGCGATCGGCTCGTGATCGCGACCCGACCAAAGATCATCGGATGGATGCACGCATGAGTGAGTTCGCACGTGATCTGTCCCGTGACCCGCATATATCGTCGCGTGACATTAGCAGTGTAGCGGCGGCAGCAGCGGCTGCTGCGGCAGCTGCCGGGCTTGCGGCCGGCGAGTGGCCGCTCGGTGCGGCTGGTTTGGAGGCGGCGGCAGCGGCCGCTGTTCAAGCCTCCACACCGAAGAGTGCCCGCAAACGGCGTTGGCCCTCGGGTGAGCGTAGCAGCATCGGCAGTCCGGCGGACAGTACGCCCGATCAGCTCGAGGTACCGTCTCCGATTCCGCCCACACCGTCCAACATTGCACAGTCGAGTGGTGGCGCGACGAGCAATCCGCTTGCTTCGTTTCCGCTGCCACCGGCGCTCGATTCGGCCGCCATGGCCATGTCATCGCTGTCATCGTCCATTGCCAACCATCCGGACGATATGGAGATCAAGCCGGGCATCGCTGAGATGATTCGCGAAGAAGAAAGG